The genomic segment tccccatttgGAACATGGGGATTAAAGTGGCACCTATTTCCTGTGCTGAGAATAGTTAGCGAGTTAATATGTGTAAGGCACTCAGAACcgtgcctgacacatggtaagcactcaagCTGTGTTTGCTATTTTTCTTCAAGTGGGTGCCTGTTAAGCATTGGGAGGCCTTCTGGTCAACACAGGGCTTGCTCGTGGGCATCAGCAAGGGAGGCAATGGGAGAGATTCTgaaggacttcctggaggaggcagcctgGGGGGAAGGATACAGAGCCAGCATCACTGACGACCTGCAGCACCACAGTAATGGAGGTACGGGGGTGCAGCGCTCCCAATACCACTGCTTCACAAGTGTTCCTGATCAGCCGCTCCCGACTCTTCTCAGCGACGCCTAGGGAaatcaggggtggggtggggtggtcagGCTCTTCCCTTCCATCTGGCTCACCTTCCTCCACATGCCCCACCCAAGCCCTCTGGGAAGGGCCTGCCGGCTCCGCTAGAGTTGGTGCAGGACCCTGCAGGGATGACAGAGGATCCccagtgggaaggaggcagggcctGACCCATACCCACTTCATCTCTGCCCCCTCTGGCATCCAGCAACAGAGCCTCTTGGGGGAGGAAAATCCCGGAGTTCCCTCCCATGGAACCCAgacccggggggtgggggggagtaaaTGGGGGGAAAACAGGTTAGTAGAAAGAAGGGGAGATGGAGCCAGGAAAGACAGACTAAAGTGTAGGCAGAGGGGACCCTGGGGACAGCGGTGAGGAAGAAGGTGGAGATCCCCCTGGGTCCAGTTACCAGGCAGCCCAATCTTCGGCCTCAGAATCACCTCCAGGGTGGCCTTGTTGAAGATCTCTTTGCTGACCTTCACCTCGGCTGGTCCATATACGCCCGCCAGGACCGATGTATCTCCTGGGGAGACAGCACGGGTGGCCTCGCCCACATCCCACCTTCCTCTGGGGTCCCAGTGCGCCGTGCTGAGCCGGCTGGCCAGGGTCCCCCACGCCACCCCCCAGTCCAGCCCACCAAGTGCTGGCACTGATTCTTCCAGCGTTTGCTTCACTCACTCCTCTGCCTGTGCTTCCTCACCTGTGAACCTACAGGTTAACGGCACCTCCCTCCCTgagttctgaggattaaatgacataatccaCGTAGAACACTCCCGACACTGCCTGGCGCACATGGAGTGCGCAGCGCAATGGACGTTCGCTGTTGTTAACTTTAATAGGAGGTTCCTCCCGAGAGCTGACCTTCCTCCTTCTTACTGCAGCTGGTCTTCTCAACTCCTTCCAGAGTTTCCCCCAACCTGGCTCTCTTCCCTCAGGCTCGCGTCCCAAACTCTGCAGAAGTCAAGACCCctgagagagggacagatatACCTGGGAGTGATCCCGAGGGGGTAAGAACAGGGGCCAGGGAGGTTAAGACCCAGGAAACAAAAGCCTGGCATCTAGTCCTGCAACCTTGGCTGACTCTGCtcacttctctgggtctcagttttaccatctgcaaaatgaagagacTAGACTACACCAGTGGCTTCCAAACTCTTCTCATCGTAACTcctgataaaaaatatattttacagtgTGACCCCAATCTCACGCAAAGATGTGTAACCGGAACAAAGGCCTCACAAAACAACTCTTACTGTCACTGCTTTGCTACACTCTGATGTCTTCCACTCTATTccagttaattttatttatacttgtaagattttatttcttaaaaatgtttgtttattaattttgagggcagacagagagagagagagagagaatcccaagcaggttctgtgctgtgactgcagagcctggagacagggctccatctcaggaaccgtgagatcattacctaggccaaaatcaacagtcggatgcttaaacgactgagccatccaggcgcccccgtaatattttgttttaaggaatctccacacaccccctacccccccaccgtagggctcaaactcaagaccctgagagcaagggtcacatgctccactgactgagccagccaggtgcccctactctatCCCAGTTAAAAAGGACCACTAATGAacacagcagtggttctcaagcctGGCTGCACACTGGAATCACCGGCGACCTAGAAAAGATACTGCCGCCCGGGGCCTCTCCCCCAGAGATCCTATTCAACAGCTGGGGTGGAGTGCAGGCACCAGGAGCCTCAGAGCCCTGCGGGTCATTCCAGGGTGCAGCTGGGCCCGCGGTCTGCAGGGGGAAGAAACAGCGCTGGAGCATAGCTTCAAACAGCCTGCAAACAAGCATCTCCGCAGCTGCTGCAAACGGACAGGGGCCAGCCTTAGCAGGTGCACGGTGGATTCTGGGCCTCAGGCTCCGGGAGAATCTGTCCTCAAAGGGAAACTTATCTACATAGAACGAGATCCACACTGTGGTCTTCATTCTTGCTGCCTGGGGCCTCCACGAACCTAGGAGTCCCTCCTTGTCACGGACATGGCTCCAGCAATTCTCTGGATCTACACCTGTTTTCAACTCCTCCAGCATTTATCTGATCCCCTTCCAAGCAAAGCTCCCAAAGACCTGTCtcttcttgtgctctctttttcttctcctccttgaCCCCTCCACTCCATCCGAACAGCTCTTGACAGTGACAGAAGTCATGATTGTCCCCCCACAGGTCTGGGAGGACGGATGCAGCTGGTGGGCCCTTACATCTCAAACACTTCTCTGGGCCCCAGGTGAGTGCcctctcttggttttcctcctcccttcctggctGCTCTTctcagtgtctttttaaaaatttttaacgtttattcatttttgagagagtgtgagtggaggaggggcagagagagagacacagaatccgacaggctccaggctgtgagctgtcagcacagagcccaacacagagcccggcgtggggttcgaactcacagaccatgagatcatgacctgagccgaagctggatgcttaactgactgagccacccaggtgccccttttctcaGTGTCTTTTCCTGGCTCCCCACAAGTTAGAAGACACAGGTTTTAATCCTGTAACCTCTCTCTTCCacctacatttattttcttgatttcatcCCATCAGTAGCTTGAAATACCATCTATAGCCAGAGGGTTCCTAATTGTATGTCCAGATTGCATCTCTCTTCTGAATTCCAGACTTGTATGTCCTTCTGCCCAGTCCCTATTGTCCCTGTGATGTCTACCGGGCACTGCAAACTTAATGTCCCAAACTGAACTAGTCTTCTCCCAGCACAGCTGATTTTGGGAAAAAACCTTAGtgttatccctctctctctcatatccCAACACCGACCCATCTGCAAATTTTGTCAGCTTTACAGAATCTCATCACTTCCACTCCCACTCTGGTCTGAGCCACCACCATCGCCCCCACTCCCCTGTACCTCAAAAGTCAACACTGCAGCCAGAGAGATTCTGTTAAAATACattcagatcatgtcactcctctgaGCAAAACTTGGGAGCAATGGCCCCCAGGTCATTCACTAAGCCTCAAATGACAGGCAGTCCCCCTTAcctctctccagcctcctcaCTGCTCCAGCCACATTGTCTCCTAACTACTCTTCAAACACACCAGGCAAGTCcttgcctcagggtctttgcccCTGCTGTTCCCCACACTTGGTATGCTTTTCCTCCTGATATCTTCAGGGTGTGCTCccttacctttaggtctttatTCAGATGTTACCATCTCATCAAGGCCTTTCCTAACCATCCTATTTAAGATTGCACCCCTGGCTGGCACACCCTATTCcccttctctgtatttttctccGTAGTATTTTCCTTAGCTAACCTTGTGTCTGTCTCCCTGACTAGAAAGTAAACTGTTAGGTCAGggatttaaaatactttttatcgacatattcccagtgcctagaacagtactTAGCACAAATACATATGTGTCCAATGAAGGAATGAATTAAAACAGGTTTGTACCTGGGTAGAAAGTAATGCTTCtagtgaggagactgaagcaTTTACAGGGATGATCCTTAGGCCTATCTCCAGAGGAATATTTACCTGGGTAAGGGAGCGGAGTCCAGTTTGAGATGCATTTGGATAGGGGAAGGGGACATTTACCTAATAGGTAAGACCTGCCCCAAACTTAAGCGATATTTACTCCTGTAGAGAGATGCGTGTCCCAGTCAAAGAAATATTTATCCCAGtggtggggaggaaaggggacaTCACTCTCAGTCTGAAAAGTACTCAGGTAAAAGACATGCCACGGTCCAGAGAGTAATTAAGCCGGTAGTGGTCATCTGCCAGTTTAGAGGTATTCACACATATGGGCAGGTTTGCCTCAGTCTAGGATGTAGGGACCCAGGAtgtgtggggtggaggtgggagacgAATCTAGTCAAGGGAGATATTTACTTTGGTGAGGAGCTTTTCTCTATTCTGGGATATTTGGTCTTACGAGGAAGTCTGCTCCTCTCTCATCTGAGTATTTACCAGAGTGGCGATGTCATTTCCCTTCTAGTCGGGAAAGAGAGATTATTCTGGCATATCCAGTAGTATCCACCCGGCTAAGAAGAAATGCACCAGTCCAGGAGGGACATTCACCAGCTGGTGTCCAGGAGAAGTGGCACTCCTTTGCACGGTACCCTGTAACTTCCTAAAACAAATACAACGTAGCGAACGTGGCCGGGGCAGTATTTACCTAGGTTAAGTTCTTACCttgcaggaaagaggcagagccGTCCGGCCGGGACAACAGGTTCTGCTCACAGGCAAAGTGCCGGAGACTGCAGCCTGGACCTCGAGGACTGGACTCTGCTCCAGACTCAGTACGCATCTTGGCGTCAGTCTGCATCACCCCCTCCATCACCCCAGATCCCACGTGCAACTGGGACGCTCACTTCCGCGCAAAAGCGCGCGCTTGCGTACAGGCTGCGTATCCAGTGCGCACGCGCCTATCCCGGGCGCCGGGAGTCGCACCCGCACGTGTCTCCGCGTTTACTAACAATCTGGCCCCTCCCACTCCCGCCTCGCAAATCCTGGAAATCCATTGGCGATTAGAGAAGAGCGGGCGGGCCTTGGCCTGGGCTCGTCCTACCCGAGGCCCCCGGGCCCTAAAGGCCTGAGGCTCTGGTCAGGTTGCCCTCTTCTTTGCCTGTTACAGAAAAAACTAAGATGAGGCTATAAGAGTACTTTTGGCAAGCTAGATTGTTTTGTCCACTCATACCCGTGTCCAGGAGGCCGAAGAACTAGTAGGTTGTGGCTTCTTGGGAGGATGGGGCTAACATTTGAATCAGGTTCATAAAGGGGCAGCCTCAGTctaggaggggagaggggcggatCGCTGAGGAGTTGTTAGCGAAGATGGCGGTGGCGGCTGCTGCGGCGAAGCTCCGGGGCTCAGGTCGAGGCTTGGGCCAGGCTGGCGTCCTGCTCCTGCGGCGGCTTGGTGCTCGGGGGCTGGCTAGATATGTGAGTTCCCGGGGCACTGGGAGCTTTCCCCAAGTGAGAGTAGGGATGTCAACGCCGATTTTAGGGTGTCAGTTCTGTGCAGGGAGCGAAGGAAGGGCTGTCACAGAATGGAAAAGGTCTGGAACTACTCGGAGAGGACACTCAGGAACAACTTCCTCAGGAGAGGAAAGGCGAGGCAGCTCCATTGTGGGCCCCGAGGAAGGGAGACAACTTGGAGAGAGGGAGTGGGTTCCTCATTAGTTGCCACCCATCCCCACCGGAGGCCGCTTGGAGGGGCACGGGAGGAAGGCGAGACGTTTCTTCGCAGGCATTAGAGAGTGAAACTGCCCGAGGAAGACACTTTCTTCTCGGTAAggatcccccctcccccttccaaaaggaggaaagagatcAGGTCCCCCAGCGCGGGCTTTTATAGTACTCTTCATTTCCCTGTTCCTTTACTACTGTTCTGATTTTAGAATGAATTGCGTAATTTTGATCCTGTGTCCTTGATCTAATGCCAGAACAGGAACCTTGTCCGTTTTTGTCACTCAACACAGGAGACCAGGCGATCAATAAAATTTTGCCGGATTAActaagggagaagaggagggagagaggtccAGACAGGACACCCCCTTGCCCAACTGAGTCGCAGTTAAGAAATGCCTCAATTCTTTTCAAAAGGGTTAGAATCCCTTTGGGTTGATGCTGCTGACAGTAAGTTCACACAGCAGAGATCTAGCTGGAAGCCCgtttagagggagagaggcatTGGGCTGCGGAAGAGCCATGAACTAAAATTTCACAGATAGAGTAATGTTTCAGAAAGTGAGTTCATATTCCTAGTCACAGCTTtccagctgtgtggtcttgggcaaagGACTGCTCCTCTGGATCTCTCCAAGGGGGTGCATTTCCCCCTTTCTAAAATGCGAACAGTGACCACCTCATAGGGTTGTAGTAAAAATCAAATGTGTCAAGTGCTAAGACCTGGACCTGGTATTTGATAAGGGCAATAGCAATGTTGGTCACTGTGGAAAgtgagggtggagggaagggacagaaactGACCTTGGCGACCAGGAGAAGAAAGGTGACCTTGGCAGGACCTGGGTTGGTGAGGGCCCTTGGAGGGAAATCTATCAAGATCTTGTGGGGTTGGGTCTGACCCCCTGATCCCTAATCCTTtaggaaaggaagataaaatcTGTGGGAAGACCCTTAAGGTAGGAGGAGGGTGAAGAGGATGggccaggggtgaggggaggggacagagactgGAAATGGAGTCCCTTGAAGCAGGTAATTCTGAAAGGGCTGCTGgagcaggctgggggtggggcagcctcCTGCCTTTGGGCTAttctttgtggctttttttttttttttcctgagcaatCAGATCTGCAGGGCTGATCTCAGTCCAAATAGTCCATTGGCTGGCAGTGGGGAGGACTGGGGCAGAAAGTAGGGAAAGGTCATTTATGGCTGATTAAATCTTCCTTCCAGGTTCAGTCTCCCTGCTACCTTTCTCTCTTGACTCCCCTTCTTTATTTTGTGGGAGTATAATAGGATGGGGGATTTTTTTGGAGCAGCTCTTTCAGagtacctactttttttttttttaagtttattttcattttgagagagagagtgggagcaggggaggggcagagaaggagagagagaaccccagacAGGCTCCCataccatcagtgtggagcctgatgcggggctcgaacccacaaaccgtgatatcgtgacctgagcggaaaccaagagtcggacgcttttAGAGTTCCTGTTTGTTCTCCCCCACTTTTATTTCtcccacttgctttttttttttttcttcctaagaatAAAAAGGAGCCTTTTTTGAGTGGAGGGAAGGAGTAGGAGCATTTAGTTAAGGAAAATTGTAGACCCGGAGCTGTCCGCTAGAACATTTTGCGATGATGACCGAGTTCTagatctgtgctgtccagtacaGTAGCTGCTGACTACACATGGCTACTGAGCACTCAGAATGTGGTTAGTATGGCTCAGGAACtgaagttttcatttaattttcatcagTCTAaatagccacacgtggctggtgGCTGCCATCTTGGGTGGTGCCGTCTTTGCGGATCAAGGCAGATCCCAGGGATAGTGGTTTGGGGGAAGGTTGAAAGGCTGTGTTGTAGTGGATGGATGGGTCGTGGGGCAGGCTGGGTTGGGAGAAAGGCTGGGGCTGCCTGACTTCCATCTCTGCCTTCTTGCCTCTCCTTTCACCATGTTCTTGACTGAACACCCCGTTGCTCGGGAGGTGTCTGCCtgattctccctcccttccccctgcagTTGATAGCCGGTGTTTTCGTGCtcaggggaaagaggagagaggcaaCTTAATTGTCAGGGAGTCCTGAGTTGGTTTCTCAGCCACCACCCCAAGAAGCAAGTGGGACCCTGTCCAAgtcatttcacttctctgagcgTAGCAAGTGGGGTGACTGGAGTCTCTACTCTTGGAAGTCAGGGGGCACCTCGAGCTCAGTCTGTGTAATTGTCAGGGATGTTGTTTCTCTGACCCCGCTGTCCGGGGGCAGCCTGTTGGGGACTCCAGTGCTCTAGTGCCCTGTGCAATATCTCCCAAGTGGCGGTGCCCAGTGTGTGTTGAGGCATGAATGGAGATGGTCATTACTGGTCTTCTAACCGTATGGGTCCATCTCCTTCTTGGCTGGTGTCttgagctccccccccccccaccccggattCTTTTTTCACATCAGGAAGCCCTTCCTGGTTTACACTACCAAACTCACACCGTTATTATACGTAATACAGTCACATGCCAAGGTATTAGTAGTTTTCTCCTGACTtgagtgaggaaactgaggctcacgggGTGAGGTCTGAACTTGGAGTTCAGGACTCTAAAGCCCCGTTTCTCCTCACAGTACCAGGCTGCCAGGAGAAGCGATTGGGCTTCGGTTTAAGTCTTGCAGTATCCTGCTCCATCTGGTCTTGGCACGTGTCCCCCTTGGGTCTGGTGAGATGCTGGTGTGGAGGCGCCAGCCTCAGCCCCCCgtgcccttccctccctgtgcctcagccCCACTGGCCCTTTTTCCCTCCTGTGGATGAGCTCCTTCCACCTGAAGGCCTTTGTAGGACGATGGTCCTTCGATGTCAGCTGACAGGCCACTTCCTCGGAGAAGCTTTCCTGGCCCCAACACCAGtgtccatctgtaaaatggggcagcgGCAGCACTTCCCTCAGAGAGATGGGAAGGTGAAAGGAAGTGGCTCCTAGGAAGCAGTGGCCACATTTCCCAAGCACTCAGTAAGGTCTCAGGAAATGGGGGCTGTAATTTTTCTCCAGGGACAGTAAATCTGGTATGGTCAGGAAAGGATGGCCTCCCTCAGGGCCTTCCACTTGCAGTGCCTCGGGGGGCACCGTGCTGCTAAAGCCCCTGGGTTTGGGGGGGCCCTGGCTACCCTCGATACAGAGGACTCGGTTAACCGGCACCATCCACAAAACCTTCCACGGCTGGACCCCACCTTTCTCTCCAGCCTCCTCAGGCAGCTGTAGTCAGGCTGGCTGGCTTCGCATGCTGACATCACCCCTCACGATCTCCCTGCCCTTAGACCAGTCACTGAACCCCCCTGAGCCTCAGGGCCACCCCTGTTGTACTGAGGTGAGACAATAGCGTCTGCCTCACCGGGTGGTGCGGAGAGCATATAGGCACCAGGAAGTGTTTTGCGTGGCCCCGACTTAGCTATTGTTACTAACGAGTTACTGTTATTAACGTGCTGCAGCCTTACTGGTCCCCAGGGTCCCACACTGCCAGGCTCTCCCCTCTTGCCTCAGCCTTGGTAGTTCCCGGGGACTGACGCCTTCCTCCCCCTAGCCTCTGCCTGGCTCACCCCTGCTGGTCCAGCAGGTTGGCGTGACTCCCCTTCTCCAGAAAGCTTTTCCTCATGTGCCCTCTGATGCTGGTAGCTAAAGTTCCCCCCTAGAGCCATAGCGGGTGCTCTGTACCCACGTCACCCCAGACCTGTGGTAGTAATTCTTGTCATTTCCACAAGGGGACGCAGGTTCAGGGAGCCAAGGTGACTCCGACGGAAAGGGAGAGAGGCCCTCATGCTACCCTGCCGTGTGGCTGACCACCAGTCTGTCCTGCCCCCAGTTGTCACCTGTGTGTTCAGTGTTGTCACCCATCTCACTCTCTCATCTCCAGCCTGTACAGGGCCCCGCGTGGACTATTTGGTAGCTACCTGCTGGACAATAGCGATCATCAGATATGCTTGTTAGCTGCTTGTAATTGCTGAGTGTTCGTTATGTGCCGGGCACTGGGCTGAACACTCCGCACACATTGACTCGTTTAATCCTCCTGGTGACCCTTGAGATAGTTACTCATCCCAAGGATGgaagaggaaacaggctcagggagCTTTAGGTACACAGCCAGGAGGCAGCAGACTACTCCGCTGGGAGTCTTAACCTTAGCCTTGGTGCCAGAGGGAGTGGCTCCATGGGGGCACCCCAGTACCTGCAGGGCAGACCGGACCACCCAGAGCTGGCCTGTTTCCAGTGTGGTGGGAGGGGATGTGGCAGCAAGGTTTGGTAGCCTCTGCCATTGTCAGTTACTGGCCCCCGCCAAAATCTGAGGAAAAAGTAGGTGGAGTCACATCCTTCCTCTGGCGTTTTACCACCCCTCCCATGGATTGCATTTCCTTGTGGCTGGCCTCTCACCCAGTCAGCTCGGTAACCCTGGGGTAGGTACTCCAGCATCTTCTTGGGCCCAGGAAGGAaggtccccctcccccaagcccgcAAGGCCCCAGTCCGG from the Prionailurus viverrinus isolate Anna chromosome E2, UM_Priviv_1.0, whole genome shotgun sequence genome contains:
- the EXOSC5 gene encoding exosome complex component RRP46 isoform X1: MEGVMQTDAKMRTESGAESSPRGPGCSLRHFACEQNLLSRPDGSASFLQGDTSVLAGVYGPAEVKVSKEIFNKATLEVILRPKIGLPGVAEKSRERLIRNTCEAVVLGALHPRTSITVVLQVVSDAGSLLACCLNAACMALVDAGVPMRALFCGVTCALDSEGTLVLDPTAKQEKEARAILTFALDSVERKLLMSTTKGLYSDAELQQCLAAAQAASQHVFRFYRESLQRRYSKS
- the EXOSC5 gene encoding exosome complex component RRP46 isoform X2 translates to MEGVMQTDAKMRTESGAESSPRGPGCSLRHFACEQNLLSRPDGSASFLQGDTSVLAGVYGPAEVKVSKEIFNKATLEVILRPKIGLPGVAEKSRERLIRNTCEAVVLGALHPRTSITVVLQVVSDAGSLLACCLNAACMALVDAGVPMRALFCGVTCALDSEGTLVLDPTAKQEKCGTEAADVHHQGALLGC